The Eubacteriaceae bacterium Marseille-Q4139 genome has a window encoding:
- a CDS encoding rRNA pseudouridine synthase — protein MAKKLRLDKYLADMGLGTRSQIRDAIKKGRASVGGETVKEPEMKVDPECDQVEFDGHAVGYVDFEYYMLYKPAGTVSATEDGRYPTVLSLIDGRNRKDLFPVGRLDLDTEGFLLITNDGELAHRLLSPKRHVDKVYYARCGGKIPEDAVSKFREGLLLPDGLSCMPAELEVLADGTDGEAEVRLTLHEGKFHQVKRMMEAIGCPVRYLKRLSMGPLTLDESLSPGGYRPLNEEELELLKQI, from the coding sequence ATGGCAAAGAAGCTGCGTCTCGATAAATATCTGGCGGACATGGGGCTTGGAACCAGGAGCCAGATCCGCGATGCCATAAAAAAAGGCCGGGCATCCGTGGGAGGCGAAACGGTAAAAGAGCCGGAGATGAAGGTGGATCCGGAATGTGACCAGGTGGAGTTTGACGGACATGCCGTCGGCTATGTGGATTTTGAATATTACATGCTTTATAAGCCGGCCGGCACCGTCAGCGCCACCGAGGACGGCCGTTATCCCACGGTACTTTCCCTGATTGACGGGCGGAACAGGAAGGACTTGTTCCCCGTGGGGCGGCTCGATCTGGACACGGAGGGATTCCTTCTCATCACAAACGACGGGGAGCTGGCCCACCGGCTTTTGTCGCCGAAGCGCCATGTGGACAAGGTCTATTACGCCAGGTGCGGCGGGAAAATCCCGGAGGATGCGGTTTCCAAGTTTCGGGAGGGACTTCTGCTTCCCGACGGGCTTTCCTGTATGCCGGCAGAGCTTGAGGTTCTCGCGGACGGGACAGACGGCGAAGCAGAAGTGCGCCTGACCCTTCACGAGGGGAAGTTCCATCAGGTGAAGCGGATGATGGAAGCCATCGGCTGCCCCGTCCGCTACTTAAAGCGCCTTTCCATGGGGCCGCTTACGCTTGATGAAAGCCTTTCCCCCGGCGGGTACCGGCCGTTAAATGAAGAAGAATTGGAGCTTTTAAAGCAGATATGA
- a CDS encoding RluA family pseudouridine synthase, translating to MREINIGKNEAGQRLDKFLGKYMSLAGKGFLYKMMRKKNIVLNGKKCAGQELLKEGDVLKLFLSDETIEKFSETKKTAVRETALDIFYEDGDILLINKPSGMLSQKAKETDESLVEYVIAYLLRTGAVTEEELKTFRPSVCNRLDRNTSGIVAAGKTLAGLQMLSEVFRERSVHKYYLCIVSGVMKESLTADGWLLKDEAKNQVRILGKKEAESMLKKGGEKPLPIRTKYEPVCNNGAYTLLKVTLLTGRSHQIRAHLASLGHPIIGDGKYGNAAENRRAKERYGVTSQLLHSYRLEFPELAGSFRRLSGKSFEADPPAEFLNMAEGEQLACLHK from the coding sequence ATGAGAGAGATCAACATCGGAAAAAACGAGGCCGGCCAGCGGCTCGATAAATTCCTTGGAAAATACATGAGCCTGGCCGGAAAGGGCTTTCTCTATAAGATGATGCGGAAAAAGAACATCGTTTTAAACGGGAAAAAATGCGCCGGGCAGGAGCTGCTAAAGGAAGGCGACGTCTTAAAGCTCTTTCTTTCGGACGAGACCATAGAAAAATTTTCGGAGACGAAGAAGACGGCAGTCCGGGAGACGGCCCTGGACATCTTCTATGAAGACGGTGACATCCTTTTAATCAACAAGCCGTCGGGGATGCTCTCCCAGAAGGCGAAGGAGACGGACGAGTCCCTGGTGGAATACGTGATTGCCTACCTTTTAAGAACCGGGGCCGTCACGGAGGAGGAGCTAAAGACTTTCCGTCCGTCGGTCTGCAACCGTCTGGATCGGAACACCAGCGGCATCGTGGCGGCGGGGAAGACCCTGGCCGGACTCCAGATGCTTTCGGAAGTTTTCAGGGAGCGGAGCGTCCACAAATATTACCTCTGCATCGTATCCGGCGTTATGAAGGAAAGCTTGACGGCGGATGGATGGCTTTTAAAAGACGAGGCAAAGAACCAGGTGCGGATCCTCGGGAAAAAAGAGGCGGAAAGCATGTTAAAAAAAGGCGGGGAAAAGCCGCTTCCGATCCGCACAAAATATGAGCCGGTCTGCAATAACGGGGCGTACACGCTTTTAAAAGTGACGCTTTTAACGGGGCGCTCCCACCAGATCCGCGCCCATCTGGCGTCTCTCGGCCATCCGATCATCGGCGACGGGAAATACGGAAATGCGGCGGAAAACAGGCGGGCAAAAGAGCGCTACGGCGTTACCTCCCAGCTTCTCCACTCCTACCGCCTGGAGTTCCCGGAGCTTGCCGGAAGCTTTCGGAGACTTTCCGGGAAAAGCTTTGAGGCAGACCCGCCGGCAGAATTTCTTAATATGGCAGAGGGAGAACAGCTTGCTTGTTTACATAAATAA
- a CDS encoding YgiQ family radical SAM protein, which yields MIQDFLPVCRDDMKKRGWEQCDFVYVCGDAYVDHPSFGHAIISRVLESHGYKVGILAQPDWKNKESIMALGEPRLGFLVSAGNMDSMVNHYSVSKHRREKDAYTPGGVMGKRPDYATVVYCNLIRTVYKKTPVIIGGIEASLRRLAHYDYWSGKMKRSILLDSQADLISYGMGEKSIVEIADALNSGLDVKDITFIDGTVYKTKKKDSIYDAVFLPDYDELKAEKRKYAESFYIQYSNTDPFSGKRLAEPYGDVFVVQNPPAKPLTTQEMDDVYALPYMRTYHPSYEEAGGIPAIREVKFSLINNRGCFGGCSFCALTFHQGRIIQVRSHESIVAEAKLLTEEPDFKGYIHDVGGPTANFRFPACKKQLTKGACPGKQCLFPKPCGNLIADHKDYIELLRKLRALPKVKKVFIRSGIRFDYVLADKKKDFLRELCEYHVSGQLKVAPEHVADNVLKRMGKPENAVYRKFVDEYNRMNEKLGKKQYLVPYLMSSHPGSTLHEAIELAEYLRDLGYMPEQVQDFYPTPSTISTCMYYTGLDPRTMEPVYVPTNPHEKAMQRALIQYRNPKNYDLVREALRKAGREDLIGYDRRCLVRPERSGGKAMDGGARAAAGAARNAGAKGGALKGSGSSGAAAAKKAMGGAVPGKGSRAGAAGKTAGFSGSQKKASAPAKKKTIRNIHKSVKGR from the coding sequence ATGATACAGGACTTTCTTCCGGTATGCCGGGATGATATGAAAAAACGCGGTTGGGAGCAGTGCGATTTCGTCTATGTCTGCGGCGACGCCTATGTGGATCATCCGTCCTTCGGACATGCCATCATAAGCCGTGTGCTGGAGTCCCATGGCTATAAGGTGGGAATTTTAGCTCAGCCGGACTGGAAAAACAAGGAGAGCATCATGGCCCTCGGCGAGCCGCGTCTCGGTTTCCTGGTGAGCGCCGGAAACATGGATTCCATGGTGAACCACTATTCCGTCTCCAAGCACAGAAGGGAGAAGGACGCCTACACGCCGGGCGGCGTCATGGGAAAGCGGCCGGACTATGCGACGGTCGTCTACTGCAACCTGATCCGCACGGTCTATAAGAAGACGCCGGTTATCATCGGCGGCATCGAAGCCAGCTTACGGCGCCTGGCCCATTACGATTACTGGTCGGGGAAGATGAAGCGGTCGATCCTTTTAGATTCCCAGGCGGATCTCATTTCCTACGGCATGGGGGAAAAATCCATTGTGGAGATTGCCGATGCCTTAAATTCCGGCCTTGACGTAAAGGACATTACATTTATTGACGGGACAGTTTATAAGACAAAGAAAAAGGACAGCATTTACGACGCCGTATTCCTGCCGGATTATGATGAGCTGAAGGCGGAAAAGAGAAAGTATGCGGAGAGCTTTTATATCCAGTACAGCAACACCGACCCGTTTTCCGGGAAGCGGTTAGCGGAGCCCTACGGCGACGTGTTCGTGGTGCAGAATCCGCCGGCAAAGCCTTTGACGACGCAGGAAATGGACGACGTGTACGCCCTTCCCTACATGCGGACGTACCATCCGTCCTATGAGGAAGCCGGCGGAATCCCGGCCATCCGCGAGGTGAAGTTCAGCCTGATAAACAACCGCGGCTGTTTCGGCGGGTGCAGCTTCTGCGCGCTGACCTTCCATCAGGGGCGGATTATCCAGGTGCGGAGCCATGAGTCCATCGTGGCGGAGGCGAAGCTTCTTACGGAAGAACCGGACTTTAAGGGCTACATTCACGACGTGGGCGGGCCGACGGCAAACTTCCGGTTCCCGGCCTGCAAAAAGCAGCTCACGAAGGGCGCATGTCCCGGAAAGCAGTGCCTGTTCCCGAAGCCGTGCGGGAACCTTATTGCCGACCATAAGGATTATATTGAGCTTTTGCGAAAGCTCCGTGCGCTACCGAAGGTGAAGAAGGTGTTCATCCGTTCCGGAATCCGCTTTGACTATGTGCTGGCCGATAAGAAAAAGGATTTCTTAAGGGAGCTCTGCGAGTACCATGTGAGCGGACAGCTAAAAGTGGCGCCGGAGCATGTGGCCGACAATGTGCTTAAGCGGATGGGAAAGCCGGAAAATGCTGTTTACCGGAAATTTGTGGACGAGTACAACCGGATGAATGAAAAGCTTGGGAAGAAGCAGTACCTTGTGCCGTACCTGATGTCGTCCCATCCCGGTTCCACGTTACATGAGGCCATCGAGCTTGCCGAGTACCTGAGAGATTTGGGCTACATGCCGGAGCAGGTACAGGATTTTTACCCGACGCCGTCGACGATTTCCACCTGCATGTATTACACGGGCCTCGACCCGCGCACCATGGAGCCGGTCTATGTGCCGACGAATCCCCATGAGAAAGCCATGCAGCGGGCCCTGATCCAGTATCGGAACCCGAAGAATTACGACCTGGTGCGGGAGGCGTTAAGGAAGGCCGGCCGCGAAGACTTAATCGGCTATGACAGGCGGTGCCTGGTACGGCCGGAGCGGAGCGGCGGGAAAGCCATGGACGGCGGAGCGCGCGCTGCGGCCGGGGCCGCCAGGAACGCAGGCGCAAAGGGCGGTGCCTTAAAAGGAAGCGGCAGTTCCGGAGCGGCGGCCGCAAAAAAAGCCATGGGCGGCGCTGTCCCGGGAAAGGGAAGCCGTGCCGGGGCCGCCGGAAAGACAGCCGGCTTTTCTGGCAGCCAGAAGAAGGCGTCTGCACCAGCGAAGAAAAAGACCATACGGAATATCCATAAATCAGTGAAGGGCAGGTAG
- a CDS encoding SDR family NAD(P)-dependent oxidoreductase has product MKIAVVTGASSGMGREMVYQLADRFAGLEEIWVIARRAERLKEFSGHVTAAVRILPLDLTKREDIEKLKAELKEREPEVKVLVNAAGFGKTGACGTIPSELSMDMVRLNNEALVAVTEAVLPYISANSRIIQFASAAAFLPQPGFAVYAATKAFVLSYSRALSAELKSRKIFVTAVCPGPVATEFFDIALNGGKLTSYKKWVTVKPEMVVRRAIADSLMGKAMSVPGLPMKAFYVLCRLLPHSFLMQFISWQDDGKKKGKSEAEA; this is encoded by the coding sequence ATGAAAATTGCAGTTGTTACCGGGGCGTCCTCGGGAATGGGGCGCGAGATGGTGTACCAGCTTGCCGACCGGTTCGCCGGCCTGGAGGAAATCTGGGTGATCGCAAGGCGGGCAGAAAGGCTCAAAGAGTTTTCCGGCCATGTGACAGCGGCTGTGCGGATTCTCCCTCTCGACCTTACCAAAAGGGAGGATATTGAGAAACTGAAAGCAGAGCTTAAGGAGCGGGAGCCGGAAGTGAAGGTGCTCGTAAATGCGGCCGGCTTTGGAAAGACCGGCGCCTGCGGGACGATCCCGTCAGAGCTTTCCATGGACATGGTGCGGTTAAACAACGAGGCGCTTGTGGCCGTGACGGAGGCGGTGCTCCCGTATATTTCCGCAAACAGCCGGATTATCCAGTTTGCATCGGCGGCCGCCTTCCTTCCTCAGCCGGGCTTTGCCGTCTACGCGGCCACAAAGGCCTTTGTCTTAAGTTACAGCCGGGCCCTGTCTGCGGAGTTAAAGTCCAGGAAGATTTTCGTGACGGCCGTCTGTCCTGGGCCGGTGGCGACGGAATTTTTTGATATCGCCTTAAACGGCGGGAAGCTGACCTCCTATAAGAAATGGGTGACGGTGAAGCCGGAGATGGTGGTTCGCCGGGCCATTGCCGACAGCTTAATGGGAAAGGCCATGTCGGTTCCGGGACTTCCCATGAAAGCCTTTTACGTCCTCTGCCGCCTTCTTCCCCACAGCTTCCTGATGCAGTTCATTTCCTGGCAGGATGACGGAAAAAAGAAAGGAAAAAGTGAGGCAGAAGCTTGA
- a CDS encoding HAD family phosphatase: MRNEFLNGKKAVLFDLDGTLVDSMWMWKDIDIEFLGRFGYGLPEDLQREIEGMSFSETASYFKERFSLPMTVEEIKDCWIAMSIEKYRTEVGLKPGALEFLKYCRERGIRTGVATSNGRDMVDAVIESLKIGDYLGEVATACEVEAGKPEPDIYLEVARRLSVEPEECLVFEDIPAGIVAGKRAGMTVLAVQDEFSKDLETEKRELADGFIRDYFELLQ, from the coding sequence ATGAGGAACGAATTTTTAAATGGGAAAAAAGCCGTCCTTTTTGATCTCGACGGGACGCTGGTGGATTCCATGTGGATGTGGAAGGACATCGACATCGAGTTTCTGGGACGGTTCGGATACGGTTTGCCGGAGGATCTCCAGAGGGAGATCGAGGGCATGAGCTTTTCGGAGACGGCTTCTTATTTTAAAGAGCGGTTCTCGCTCCCGATGACGGTCGAGGAGATCAAGGACTGCTGGATTGCCATGTCCATCGAAAAATACAGGACGGAAGTGGGGTTAAAGCCCGGCGCCCTGGAGTTTTTAAAATACTGCCGGGAGCGCGGGATCCGCACGGGTGTCGCCACCAGCAACGGGCGCGACATGGTGGACGCGGTGATTGAATCCTTAAAAATCGGGGATTATCTTGGTGAGGTAGCGACGGCCTGCGAGGTGGAGGCCGGGAAGCCGGAGCCGGATATCTATCTGGAGGTGGCAAGACGGCTTTCCGTAGAGCCGGAGGAGTGCCTGGTTTTCGAGGATATCCCGGCTGGAATCGTGGCCGGAAAGAGGGCCGGTATGACGGTGCTGGCCGTCCAGGATGAATTTTCAAAGGATTTGGAGACAGAGAAACGAGAGCTTGCGGACGGTTTCATCCGCGACTATTTTGAATTACTTCAGTGA
- a CDS encoding O-linked GlcNAc transferase-like protein, translating into MQCAVVAVLAAAILIQLGARQLTAAQSFKNVLTVTAILTVLPMANVASPLLAAWRYKSISREFYEACRPYEEKVPMLYELIITSKEMILAVDAAAVHPSGVYLYCPGKTDVKKAEQFLNSMLKSWKLDGNARVITEENVFFKRLSSLKPMTEEEDDGSVDYTVNLLKNMSM; encoded by the coding sequence ATGCAGTGCGCCGTGGTGGCCGTGCTGGCTGCGGCCATTCTCATCCAGCTTGGCGCAAGACAGCTTACGGCGGCTCAGTCCTTTAAAAATGTGCTGACGGTGACGGCAATCTTAACTGTCCTTCCGATGGCGAACGTGGCGTCGCCGCTTCTTGCGGCCTGGCGGTACAAAAGCATCAGCCGGGAGTTTTACGAGGCCTGCCGTCCTTATGAAGAGAAGGTGCCGATGCTCTATGAGCTGATCATCACGTCAAAGGAGATGATCCTGGCCGTGGACGCGGCGGCCGTCCATCCCTCCGGCGTTTATCTTTACTGTCCTGGGAAGACGGATGTGAAAAAGGCCGAGCAGTTTTTAAATTCCATGTTAAAAAGCTGGAAGTTGGACGGAAACGCCAGGGTAATCACGGAGGAAAATGTCTTTTTTAAGCGCCTTTCCAGCTTAAAGCCCATGACCGAAGAAGAGGACGATGGGAGCGTGGACTATACGGTGAACCTTTTAAAGAACATGTCCATGTAG